The Actinomycetota bacterium genome segment CGCGGTCGTCGACCACGGCAGGGTCATCGCCGAGGGGACCCCGGCGCAGCTGAAGTCGTCGGTCGGCGCGGGCACGCTGGAGGTGCGGTTGTTCAAGCCGGAGCAGCGGGACGAGGCAGCCGGCCTGCTGGAGCGGCTGCTCGGGCCGGTCACCCTGCAGGCCGACCCCGCCGGGCTTACGGTCGCCTGTTCGGACGCCCACCGGGCGGCTGCGGCCATCGCCGGGATGTCCCGGTCCGGCATCGAGATCGCAGACTTCTCGCTGGGCCAGCCGAGTCTGGACGAGGTGTTCCTGGCACTGACCGGGCACCCGGCCGAGGAGACGGCCGAAGAAGAGCCGGCCGGGAGGAAGGCACCCCGATGAGCGTAGAACCGGCAATCCGGGCCGAGGATGCGACCGCCGACGAAGCGGCAGTCCTCAAAGCCATTGCGTCGACCGAACGCCCACCCCCGGTGACGGCGCTCTCGGCCGCCCTGACCTTCGGCTGGCGGGGGATGCTGAAGATCAAGCACGTCCCCGAGCAGTTGATGGACGTCACGATCACCCCCGTCATGTTCGTGCTGATGTTCACCTACCTGTTCGGCGGCGCAGTCGCCGGCTCGACCGCCGAGTACCTCAACTACATCCTCCCGGGCATCCTGGTGATGTCAGTGCTGTTCACCACGGTGTACTCGGGGGTGGCCCTCAACACCGACGTCACGAAGGGCGTCGGCGACCGATTCCGCTCGCTTCCCATCTGGCGGCCGGCGCCTCTGGTCGGTGCGTTGCTGGGCGACAGCCTCCGCTACGTCCTGGCCGGCCTGGTGATATCGATCGTCGGCCTGATCCTC includes the following:
- a CDS encoding ABC transporter permease, translating into MSVEPAIRAEDATADEAAVLKAIASTERPPPVTALSAALTFGWRGMLKIKHVPEQLMDVTITPVMFVLMFTYLFGGAVAGSTAEYLNYILPGILVMSVLFTTVYSGVALNTDVTKGVGDRFRSLPIWRPAPLVGALLGDSLRYVLAGLVISIVGLILGFRPDAGLGGMAAALALVVAFSFALSWVFTTLGLVLRTPSAVLNAGFMGIFPLTFMSNVFVDPTTLPGWLEAFVKVNPISILTTASRGLMHGNSDGGDIVLVLAVAVGLTAVFAPLTSRLYRKR